In a single window of the Terriglobus roseus genome:
- a CDS encoding ThuA domain-containing protein, which translates to MFKRRVLTLTIALAFAAPILCAAQAPAAAADTGCPAPGARGPRPGGPGGAGGPGGPGATAARPQGPPPEFADAPAGPPKKRLLIWADTRNGIAQHDIGHAIAVIEELGYKSGAYDTWIRTDSNIISRHPKMTTGEPASGGPSLCNVDAIFFMGHREIELSAEQKADLLWFVHDAGKGFVAAHVGDTAFLSWPEFGEMLGGRFDQHPWGTIEGTVIVTDPKFPGMSQFGPSFTIRDEFYQSSGFSPDKSRVLMRLDTTKIDKTKARGMQAADYPYALAWAKMYGKGRVFYATFAHAPATWDNPKIQEMYLQAIKWSLGEVDADVTPIKMPAPTADALPAPGAPAAPGGQ; encoded by the coding sequence ATGTTTAAACGCAGGGTTCTCACTCTTACAATTGCGCTGGCCTTCGCCGCGCCGATCCTTTGTGCTGCGCAGGCTCCGGCAGCCGCCGCAGACACGGGCTGTCCCGCGCCCGGTGCGCGTGGACCCCGTCCTGGCGGGCCCGGAGGTGCCGGAGGTCCGGGTGGACCTGGCGCCACTGCGGCGCGTCCGCAGGGCCCTCCGCCTGAGTTTGCCGATGCGCCCGCAGGGCCACCGAAGAAGCGGCTGTTGATCTGGGCCGATACGCGCAACGGCATCGCACAGCATGACATCGGTCATGCCATCGCAGTCATTGAAGAACTTGGCTACAAGTCCGGCGCGTATGACACGTGGATTCGTACGGATTCCAACATCATCTCGCGTCATCCGAAGATGACAACCGGCGAGCCGGCGAGTGGCGGCCCAAGCCTGTGCAACGTGGATGCCATCTTCTTCATGGGACATCGCGAGATTGAACTGTCGGCCGAACAAAAGGCGGACCTCCTGTGGTTCGTTCACGACGCGGGCAAAGGCTTCGTCGCGGCGCACGTGGGCGATACCGCATTCCTGTCATGGCCGGAGTTTGGCGAGATGCTCGGTGGCCGATTCGATCAGCATCCGTGGGGAACCATCGAAGGCACTGTCATCGTGACCGATCCCAAATTTCCCGGCATGAGCCAGTTCGGTCCCAGCTTCACCATTCGCGATGAGTTCTATCAGAGCAGCGGCTTCTCTCCCGATAAGAGCCGCGTGCTGATGCGACTCGACACCACGAAGATCGATAAGACCAAGGCGCGCGGCATGCAGGCTGCGGATTATCCCTACGCCCTGGCATGGGCAAAGATGTATGGCAAGGGCCGTGTCTTTTACGCAACCTTCGCGCATGCCCCCGCGACATGGGATAACCCTAAGATCCAGGAGATGTATCTGCAGGCTATCAAGTGGTCGCTGGGTGAAGTCGACGCGGATGTAACTCCGATCAAGATGCCGGCCCCTACGGCGGACGCTCTGCCAGCGCCTGGGGCACCTGCAGCGCCGGGCGGCCAATAA